The nucleotide sequence GCGCGATATCCCGCCGCCGGCGCCTTCGCCGACCGAGCCTATCGTCACGTGCATCGCGTTGTAACTGCGGATTACCTGGTCGGTAATATCGATGCCTGGAGCACCCCACAGGATCGATCCCTTCTCCATCACCATCGTGTAGCCGTCACGCTCTCCAAGCGTGCGGATGACTTGCGCAAGGTCATGCACGATTTTCGCCGTGACCGCCTGGTCCTTGGCCTGCAACTCGTCCTTCGAGTCCTTGTAGTCGCGCTCGAAGTTCTTGAGCTTTTCCACGTACTGGTCCTGCAGACTCTGGCGCTGATCCGGGTTCATCAGCATGCCCTTTTTTTCTATCTCGTCCTTAAGCGACTGGACCTCATTTTGCTGCCGCTGCAGTTTCGCCTCCACCGATGAGACACGGCCCTGGAATTCGGCCTTGGACCGCTTGCCGGCGTCACACTCATTGAGCGCTCGCTGCACGTCAACATACGCGAACTTCAGGTCGGCGTGCGCGGGAACTGCCGCGGACGCCACCGCAAGGAACGCACCGAACAACGCACCGATGAACAACAACCGTTGCCTCATACAGCCCGAAAAGCCTCCTGTTGACTACCCACCTGGGACGCGTCCGCATCGCGGCGCATCACTCGCGCTTGGGAAATATATCACAATAGTACTTCATCGAGCATCAAATCCAGTTGCCAACGCCCTCATTGTCGCTCGCTGTCGGAAAATCGATCGGCGCTAGAGCGGGGAGCCGGCCCCGATTTCGAAGACGGTGCTCTGGTCGGCCGGCCGCGGGTTGATCGGGATGGCGATATCCAGGGCCAGCGGCCCGAATGGCGACTTCCAGCGTACGCCGATTCCAAACGACGCCTGCAGACTGTCGAGAGTGATCGAATTCTTGAGCAGGTACGATTGCCCCGCGTCGCTGAATATCACCCCGCGGATTCCCAATCCCGACAGTATCGGGAAGGTGATTTCGTTGCTCAGCAGCAATTCCTTGCTGCCGCCGACGTCCTGGACGCTCAACGGAACCCCGTTCTTGGCGTACCCCGTCCATTGCGGTCCCAACGAATAGAGCTGATAGCCGCGCACGTCGCCGGGACCGCCGACACCGCCGGGGAAGAATCGCTCGTACAGTGGCATCTCGCCGCCGGTGCCGCTTTGCAGGTTGGTCCCGATGCCGAAGGTGACTCCCTGCGACAGCACGAACGTTCCCAGCGACTGGCTCTTCAGGAACGGGTAGAAATATCGGAAATGCGCGATGCCCTTGATGAATGAGTTGCCGCCACCGACTCCGCCGAAATCCATGTTGAGACTCTCGACGGTGCCGGTGCGCGGATCGACCGGATTATCCACGGTGAAGCGGCGTATCGTCGGCGTAATTTCCGAAGTCTGCGTGTAGCCCTTGTAGCGCGCGATTTGGTAAGTCGTATACTGGTTCAGCCCGGTGATTCCGATGCTCTGAAACGAGTAGCCCAGCCCCGCCTGCACGTCCTTGAGCGAGAACGGTCCCAGTTTCTTGAAGCCGAGCTCGGTCAGCGGATAGGTCGTGGTCAGGGTGAAGCCTGCCGACGACTGGTTGAAGCTCAGCAGGTAAGTTTTGTTGTCGAACAACTGCATGCCCACGCCGAGCGGGATGTCCAGGAACCACGGCTCGGTGTAACTGATGCTGTAGTTCTGGAAAAAATAGCCGACCTGCGCGTTGAGGATCAGCGATTCGCCGCCGCCGAAGAGGTTGGTGTTGCCCAGGGTAAAGTTGCCGAACACCGATTGATAGGTGTCGAATCCGCCCGCCACCTGGAACGACGCGGTGTTGGCCTCGGTCACGTTCACGTCGAG is from Candidatus Binatus sp. and encodes:
- a CDS encoding OmpH family outer membrane protein; translation: MRQRLLFIGALFGAFLAVASAAVPAHADLKFAYVDVQRALNECDAGKRSKAEFQGRVSSVEAKLQRQQNEVQSLKDEIEKKGMLMNPDQRQSLQDQYVEKLKNFERDYKDSKDELQAKDQAVTAKIVHDLAQVIRTLGERDGYTMVMEKGSILWGAPGIDITDQVIRSYNAMHVTIGSVGEGAGGGISRASEQAGAPAPSDFGSAAAKRSTISK